The following DNA comes from Carassius auratus strain Wakin chromosome 46, ASM336829v1, whole genome shotgun sequence.
AGGATGTGAAAACACTAGAAGTCCAGCACATGTCATGTGACTGTGTTGTTGGTTGTAAGACAGTATCCTTGTTGGAAAGGTTTCAAATACCATCACACACGGACACACCTGTCTATTCTGCATTGTACAGCCATATGGCCACAATCACGTGTGATGATACTCACATATGCCACCCAAGACACCGGCCAGTTTGCAGATCCAGCGGTACCACCAGGACATGCCATCGTCATCTGTGACAGTTTTAGTTGGAGCTGCCGCTTCCTCCGAGCTCATTTTCCACCGTTAAATTATTCAGACTCCCGGTGTCTAACTTATAACTCACCGGCAGCTGCAGTACCAGCGGCGGCCTGAGGGAGTCGCTTTTTCCCCGACGAGAACAATGGCTTGAAAGTATATAGCCGATTGTAATGTGTGCTGAATAAACAAATTGCGTAATAAAGTTATCAAACAATCGGCATTCCAaaatataactgaaaataaaatatattttaaaatcatcctagttaaaaaataataattctgaaagGACACTGTTGTAGCGTTATTTATCTGGTCTCATTATGGTGTTACAGAGGCAGAAGGCAGCAAACCATCAGAATATAATACAAACCTCTCAGAATCGCTGTCGAATTTCGTCTTCGAGTCAAAACGGGCCGCTGAATCGGTGTCCTCAAGAGTGAAATAATCTTCTGGGTAATGTCACTTTAATTTAGTAGAGCCCTTGCTCCTGTTGTCTTGGAGGTTCCCTTGTCTGCGTTGCATTGTGGGTGGAGCCAATAATGCGTCACTACGCACACGGAGCGTCAGACGCATCAAACGCAACAGCAATCGCGCAATCAGTTTACGCACTTAAAAGTGTTTTTCAGCACAGCTTTTGATACAGTTTTAATACAGTCTTATAATACCTTTAATACCTCCTACTACTCCTGCTGCtactattactaattattattattattagattgaaaaatatattaaaggtgTATGGTAAACACTACTACTACAAGATTATGAGATCGAGTCACAACCAAACTGTTAAAGAAAGGGGAAAAACATACCCATATCTACCCATCCTGTTGTATAATGTTATTGTTCTCTTATTAATAAAGATGTTAAgataaagaaatgttaaataaaaataaataaatatgaattttgatttaaatacataattattgtGTTCTATTCTGTTGTATAATGCCATCGTtatctgatttattaaaaatataatataatataatataatataatataatataatataatataatataatataatataatataatataatataatataatataataaaagccCAATCAGAAAAAAATGCAGACGTCAGCTACTCGAACCATCGCGATATTTTGTGGTTTGGCGTTAACACAGATCTCCAAAACATATGTCGGCCTTCATCCTATATTTACTCAATGTGACGTCATTTACAGATCTACACATCAAATGAGAGGATCAGCGGCTGTGTTAAGTTTGTTGACAGGTGTCTCTGCGCTACACGAAGCCGAGCCTCGCGCAGGGACCAGCAGCATAACTCTGAACCGGACAGACAGGAGAACATGAGCTTCTTATTGTGAGTCTGACTCTGTGATTTACATGAATATTTATAGATAAGCATCAGTTTACTCCTTTAGCTCGTCTTGCTAAAGAGCTTGTTGAGTTTTTGAACCGAATTGACCTCTGTTTTGTGCGTGCATATCGTTAAATGTGCCAGTATTTCAACGTGACAGCTTCATTAAAATAGGCATTTTTCATGCAAATGCTTCAGGATCGAGATCAGCCCAATTCTGGCACATTTGCCCCGGTTTCTTGGCTCTCTGATGTGCTGGACTGGAAGGGGGGCAGATCTTATGTAATGCATGTTTGTTTCACACTGTGCTGTTCAAAAAGCACATTGTGTGTCACTTTGTATCGGAGAGTTGCCTGGTGTGCAAAGCCTGTGATGCATCCAAAGTTGAAAATCTTCTGAACACAGGCTGAACTGTATGCTGAGAAGCTGAGCTATTGATGAAACTGCATGAAATTCAATTGTAAACAGGCAGTGCAACTGTCATGAATGACTTTTTAAACGACAAAAAGATGTTTTTATCCACCCAGAATGCTGATTAATTCAGTTTAACAGCCTTGCATCATTCTAATCGCATAATTTCGGGAGGGAACAGGGCGTATTTGCTTTCTCTGTAATTACTTTAAAGAACACGTTTGCATCTTACAAAAGGAAGAGAGTGAGAAAATCTCAAATGAAGAACATCTGATTCTGTAATCTGAAGTCTTGGCTGGAGTTGTTTGTTATGATGCATCATTGTGAAATTGAATTTACAGATAAGGTTGTCTAGAACCATTAGAGAAGTCCGTCACAAGGAAACCGACCTCCTCAAAACAGCTGAGAAtgatttcatttggaaactaTTGTGAAGTGCTTGTGATGGTTCACCGGAAGCATGTGATTTAGGAGAAGTTCAGAACAAACGCAGACATGTGATGTCATTTGAATGATGTTTTTGAAGCTGAATTGAAAAATGTAGAGTGGCGTGCGTATTTCTTTTGATTGGAACCGGATGGACTGCATGTCTCTGTCTGAAGATTTGCTTTGTAAATCAGATGAGAAATATGTCAAAAATGTGACATTATAACACACACGTGCTTCTAACAATCATAACTAGGCAGTGTTTCGTAAAGACTACTTTGACgttctttaaagaaattaaggTAAATGTTCTCAACCAACTgaagagtccaaacagatgattaaaacatcacaataattacttctggattattgtgatgtttttatcagcggtttggactcccattctgacggcacccattcacagccattggtgagcaagtgatggaatgctacgtttctccaaatctgtccatcttgtatggcctgagggtgaggaaatgtCTTGCAAGTTTTCGTTTCTGGGTGAACTTTTCCCTTTAAGTGTGTTTTGTGTTCCATCTCCTCCAGCGGGAATCGTTCGTCTAAGACGTTTAAGCCGAAGAAGAATATCCCCGAAGGTTCCCATCAGTATGAGCTGCTCAAACATGCTGAAGCCACGCTGGGCAGTGGGAACCTGCGGATGGCCGTCATGCTTCCTGACGGAGAAGATCTGAATGAATGGGTGGCCGTCAACAGTAAGAACCAAGAGTCACATCATATTTACTAATCATCCCCACACCCACAAACTGATTCAAACTGAGTGTTTAGTGATTGCACATGGTTTTCTTGTTTCTCTATGTGTTTGCTTGCTTTTCTCATTTCCTTCCTAACAACTTTGACCCCTGACCTATTGATGAAACCAAACCAAATCATTCCCAAGAGACACCGTGTCCATTGCAAAATTACTAACACACCTCCCCCAACATGCACACACTTCTAGTTCTTCTTTTGGAATTTATACAATTTGTCAAAAATGAGAAGAACGTCATTGTGGAAAGTTTTAAAGATTAATATGACTTTCACGATTGTTTTAGTATCTCACTTGTCTTTCTAATGACATCAGCACAGGAACAAAACCTAATGACGTGCTCCCAAACAGCTTGCCACATTAATACTATATTAAAATGATGGATTTGTGTAGATTCAAAATTCTAAAAAGTGAAGGTTTAAATGAAACAAACTATTTAATATGTggtcttaatttttttatgtaaatatagcaGTCATTAATTTTCTAGGTGGAAAGCATAGTAGAACTTCTGATTGTGCACAAAATAGTAATGGCGTTAAATGTTTCTGTTTGGTTGTTTCTGCAGCGGTGGATTTCTTTAACCAGATTAACATGCTTTACGGCACCATCACAGATTTCTGCTCGGAGGACAGCTGCCCGGTCATGTCTGCAGGACCAAAGTGAGTGTGTTTGGACGGTGAGGAATGAATGATCGTGTCTCGGCATCACTCATCTCTTTCCCTTTAGATACGAGTATCACTGGGCAGATGGGACCAACATTAAGAAGCCTATAAAGTGCTCGGCTCCCAAGTACATTGATTATCTGATGACGTGGGTTCAAGACCAGCTGGATGATGAGACCCTGTTTCCTTCTAAAATAGGTACCTGCTGCAGAGATAGTGTAGTTTCATTgagatactaataaaaaaaaaaatattgtgtatattAATCTGTCTCACCGGTCCAGGTGTTCCCTTCCCCAAGAACTTCATGTCTGTGGCCAAGACCATCCTGAAGCGTTTGTTCAGAGTTTATGCTCATATATATCATCAACACTTTGACGCGGTCATGCAGCTTCAGGAGGAAGCTCACCTCAACACGTCTTTCAAACACTTCATCTTCTTTGTGCAGGTGCTGTCACTGCTTTATGAACGTCTTTAAAAGTGCATGCACAAGCAGTAAACCACAAGAGATATTTCAGAGTCCCTAAAACATGGCCTAAAGTGCCTTATTTCTGTTATTATAATGACAGCAATAACAATCTGATAAAAGATAGcaatttataatcaaataaaagatAGCAATTAATAATCAATTGTAGGCTTCTTACAGTTGTCAAACAACTTGCTGAATTTAATATAGTATCCATGATATGGGATGAGCAGTTGTGTATATTGTCTTTAATAATTGGCTCTGAACTAGTCCAGTTATTGTAGAGGTATAGCTGTAAATCTGTAAAAAAGTTTTTGTGATGCTCATAAATTTGTGTTTTAGCTGTTGCATTGCTCATCTAACTAAATTGAAATTAACTCTTAATTGAAACAATCggaagaaattaacacttttatttgtgATGGATGCATTAAACcgatcaaaagtgaccgtaaagacatttatattgttacaaaagatttctttaaataaatgctgcttggTTTCCGTAATAATATGAAGcggcaacattgataataataataaaagtctcttgagcaggaaatcagcatattagaatgatttctgaagaatcgtgtgactggagtaatgatgttgaaaattcagctgtgcatcacagaaataaattacattttacaatatattcaaacagaacatggttattttagattgtaataatatttcacaatatcactgtttttaatgtgtttttgatcaaataagtacagcctcggtgagcaaaagagacttctttttaaaaacaatacaaattctTACCAATTCTAAACGTATGAACTAATGTTCttgaattttaaatgaatgtaataaattattttgtacatttttaggaGTTTAACTTGATCGACCGCAAGGAGCTGGTGCCTCTTCAAGATCTCATTGAGAAACTCACAACAAAAGACAGATAAATTGAGATAAGGAGGGGAACAGAAGTTAACCGTGAAGAACCCATGATCCTGCTCTCTCTTCTGACTCTCGTTTCTATCTTTTGCTCTGAATAGATGATTTTAACCCCACAGCACTGCTAGGAGAAGTGAAGGAACGGCACAATACTAATATTTCTAAATGCATCAAACCATTTGATGACAAAATGATGCCTGGATGAAATGGTAACATATGATTTGAAGTCACATTATTGGTTGAGTTCGGTCACTGAAAGAGAGGGATTTTAGCCTTTGAGAATTGAACTTCGTACAGACTCCAGTGATCCGGTTTGGTGCCTGTGTTAAAGCAATGAATGCTTTCTTTGACCAGTGTGAATGTTAAAGTGCGTTTAATTCTTCAGTTCTGTAACGCTGACAGCAAAAAGATGGAGTTGAATAGTTTGTCAGTTTTCCTATGCAATAATGATCTTGTTATTTGTCCTCACTGATGTTAATGGACAAAATTGTTGTTTGAAGTTCATATCAGAGCTGGTGTATTgactatatattttgtattaaatatcgGTCACTTTGAAGTATTTTAGCcaggttttaaataataaatatgaagtgTGCATGCTAGAATTGCTACTTTGTTGGAACCAGATGGCTGATGGGAAGTGTTAGCCTTGCATTTATATCTTATGCCATGCATTAAAAAGACGAAAAGAAATTAATGAAAATCGCTCCGAGTCTTTGATAAGATGTTTGTTTTGCACCATTTTGTCGTGAAGCATTGGATTCGTGCAACTGGGTTACCAGacttttcttaaatatttaaacctGTTGAATTATTAAAGCATTTTAGTTGTACCCGTATGAAATATACTTACTCATACAGTCAGTACAGTTCTGAAATATTCAGTACGTTGATGAATTTAGCTTGATTGTTTGGTTGTATTAGTTGTTAAGGTTAGAGATATTCAGCTTTCGGTTCTGAAGTGAGTGATTGTGGGCTTTTCTTCTCTACCTCCATTCTAACCTTTTTTTCCATCTCCGTTCCTCTATTAACACTTTATAGTTGTTTAAAAATCCTTAGGTTTACGTTCCTTTGGACATTTTGATGTTATTCATATTGTTTCACGAATGTAATAGTTTTACTTCCAGTGGTTTGGACTATGCCATAGTGTAAAAGTGCCAACCGCTGATTAATATCAGATAGATGTGAAGTATTTATAATGCTTTTTTGTCACTGAAATTAGAATATATTTTCCCTTGAACTGTAAAATAATTACGGtagattaaatatgtaaatacatgcatatgatttcctgataataataataataaaatcactaaCTGATGGTATTTTTGCTGTACATAAAGCAAATAAAACCCTTCTCTTAACATTTTATGAATGTGTatgttttatattgaaatattttctaCATGTGTGCATAAAATGACCGACTATTTACAGTTAAAGTGTATGAaagtttaatattgtttattgtttttataaattactatatatatatatatatatatatatatatatatatatatatatatatatatatatatatatatacatatatatataattattatatattatatataaatatattattatataattatataattattattattattattattttttatatacagccATTTATTCTCATGTGAATTGTTTTTCAAGTAATGATAATGAAGTGAAAAAAACATGAAGTGGTGTTGTGTTTTTGAAGCACAAGAGGTTTGAGAGCAGCTGTTTCCGGTGGGAGGAGCTTAAAGTTTAAGCGCCAGAATTTAATGCCCCGCTTGTTTCTCTGCTAACTGACTGTAACTGTACCTAGTGTTATTTCTTTTTCTGTCTATGGTTATTGTACATTTCTGCAATATTACAAGAAGATAAAATGTCTCCCACTGCCAAAAGAGTCTGTCCTAGTCCTCTGAACGACAGCATGGAGAAAAGACTGAAGCGCATCTCCATTGAAGGAAACATTGGTAAGTCATTCGTTGTTTTTTGTCAGTGACATACTGTAAGCATATTTCATAGCTGGACATGTCCATTGAATGCTACAAATCCAGCTTTTATACGTTTACAATTGCTTTTCAAAGAGATTTATGCTAATACGATTACTGTTCTGACTactatgaagaaaataaatatttattaacgtGTGTGTATATGACGACCTTGACGTTGACGAACATTTCCTCTTATGAttcatgattttttattattattattatgtttttttttaatgcgtattaaaaaaatatttgttttaatacatacttTGCATATTAAGAGCTTGcattttgatttttaattaaaaaaataatgtcagaAAATAGCGGAAGTTGGCTTGTCTTAAAACATCCCGCATCCTGCTAAACggctttttcttccttttttttttttttactattgcgGAAGAAATTTCTATCGTTAAttcttgtaatttttattaacGTGTTTAAATATGATTTCCCTGTTCTAGCCGCGGGTAAATCCACTTTTGTTCGCCTGCTGGAGGAGTATGATCGAGAATGGGAGGTAGTACCGGAACCCATCGCTAGATGGTGCAATGTACAAACTCACCACAACGAGTACGAGGTATAGTCAAAAATACTTTAAACATAACCAgtatacacattttatattgtaatataaaaagcTATAATTCTTTACGACTgcctaaaatgtatatatatcaaaaaaaaaaattcacttataAAATGTCAAACCAAGtggtatttattttaaagaaagttaGCGGAAACACCATTTTCAAGCACTTCTCTGTTGAAAGTAATTCCCAGCATGGCTCATTTCTAAATGTGTAGATGGCACTTGCTTTGATGTTTTGTTACTCAAACACcaatatcaatatttttgtggtcAGTCACTGTACACTACGTTTACAGCATTGTCTGAGTATAATAAGCAGACCTGTAATCCAGCGCTGGCTTTGGAAAACACTGTTGTCCTCTGGGAATCAGCAGACGGTTTAGTCCTCAACAGATGAGCACTCAGAGCAGCTGCTTCACACATACTAATGAGAAATACACTGGTTGATCAATTAAACCTTAATTGGAGGTCATGTTTCCTGGAGGAGAGCCcttgtctcttttttttaatgtgtcaaGAGGCTGGTCTTTATGTCTATGACGCACGGTGGACATGAAAGGCATTTGAACCACTGCTGAAGTGTCAATTAAACCTatattagcattttctttttttaatgtcactGTTCCCTTGTCCCCATCAGTATTCAATGCCTAACAAATGTAGACCAATataacatgcatgtgtttgttcaGGAGTTGACCACGTCTCAGAAGAGTGGAGGAAACGTGCTGCAGATGATGTACG
Coding sequences within:
- the LOC113064398 gene encoding MOB kinase activator 1B-like: MSFLFGNRSSKTFKPKKNIPEGSHQYELLKHAEATLGSGNLRMAVMLPDGEDLNEWVAVNTVDFFNQINMLYGTITDFCSEDSCPVMSAGPKYEYHWADGTNIKKPIKCSAPKYIDYLMTWVQDQLDDETLFPSKIGVPFPKNFMSVAKTILKRLFRVYAHIYHQHFDAVMQLQEEAHLNTSFKHFIFFVQEFNLIDRKELVPLQDLIEKLTTKDR